In Alicyclobacillus macrosporangiidus CPP55, a single window of DNA contains:
- a CDS encoding GDSL-type esterase/lipase family protein, protein MNITRIGQATAAALAGAITVVAPAAVSGSGIVVQAMASAAVQQPQEGVLVALGDSITFGYNLTDTNGNSTPSHSAFPYLIGRDTGYTISDLGVPGWTSEDLRVALGTPNFARAVQGAAAITLDIGSNDLLRLAGQMHLLDAAQKDPTAPVTVTPEQQAQFTQAIQQFGVNLTSILTTLRSQTQAPIVLYNLYNPFPPGTGLNTVTEQFEQAENAIIAKAAQSVPRVALADVHTAFAGKQAEYVRVAQGDVHPTASGQAVLAQAGESALRALGAFGPGSNEGSGGSSNGTSNGARPNGPVQLVAGTVSPAGSTLSGTLNGSRVTLTVPPSAIALGSEADVTSGPANAVSPLLSSRQRAIAEVGVNFMSFATFEKPFTLTVENPAIPPGAAVFQITGDVLTPVAGAKVTAGKAVIPGKAGADYVIVAPVAETVPGGTSPVTGLPLWPDLGLAVLLVGSGTGLLVASRRQRA, encoded by the coding sequence ATGAACATCACACGCATTGGTCAGGCCACCGCAGCGGCGTTGGCAGGCGCCATCACGGTGGTCGCTCCGGCGGCTGTGTCGGGGTCAGGGATAGTCGTTCAGGCCATGGCGTCCGCGGCCGTCCAACAGCCACAGGAGGGCGTTCTGGTCGCGCTTGGCGACTCCATCACATTTGGTTACAATCTCACGGACACCAACGGCAATAGCACGCCATCGCATTCGGCGTTCCCATACCTCATCGGGCGAGACACCGGCTACACCATCTCCGATCTGGGCGTCCCCGGCTGGACCTCCGAGGACCTGCGCGTCGCCCTCGGGACCCCCAACTTTGCGCGGGCTGTGCAGGGCGCCGCTGCGATCACGCTGGACATCGGCAGCAACGACCTCCTTCGCCTGGCCGGGCAGATGCACCTACTCGACGCGGCTCAGAAGGATCCGACCGCGCCCGTCACCGTGACGCCCGAGCAGCAGGCCCAGTTCACCCAGGCCATCCAGCAGTTCGGCGTCAACCTGACCAGCATCCTGACCACCCTGCGCAGCCAGACGCAGGCTCCCATCGTTCTGTACAATCTCTACAATCCGTTCCCGCCCGGGACCGGCTTGAACACCGTGACCGAACAGTTTGAGCAAGCCGAGAACGCCATCATCGCCAAGGCCGCCCAATCCGTACCGAGGGTCGCCCTGGCCGACGTGCACACGGCGTTCGCCGGCAAGCAGGCCGAGTACGTACGGGTGGCGCAGGGCGACGTGCACCCCACGGCCTCCGGGCAGGCGGTTCTCGCCCAGGCCGGAGAGTCGGCCCTGCGGGCGCTCGGGGCGTTCGGTCCCGGATCGAATGAAGGATCCGGCGGCAGCTCCAACGGGACTTCCAACGGTGCCCGCCCGAACGGTCCGGTGCAGTTGGTCGCTGGTACCGTCTCCCCCGCAGGAAGCACCCTCTCGGGCACCCTCAATGGCAGCCGCGTGACCTTGACCGTGCCGCCCAGCGCGATCGCCCTGGGCAGCGAGGCCGACGTCACCAGCGGGCCGGCCAACGCCGTCTCGCCATTGTTGTCCAGCCGGCAGAGGGCCATCGCGGAGGTCGGCGTCAACTTCATGTCCTTCGCCACCTTCGAGAAACCGTTCACGCTGACCGTCGAAAATCCCGCCATCCCCCCGGGCGCGGCGGTGTTTCAGATCACCGGCGACGTGCTGACTCCGGTGGCAGGCGCCAAGGTCACTGCCGGAAAAGCCGTCATTCCCGGCAAGGCCGGCGCGGACTACGTCATTGTGGCGCCGGTGGCGGAGACGGTGCCCGGCGGCACGTCTCCTGTGACCGGACTGCCGTTGTGGCCGGACCTCGGCTTGGCCGTCTTGCTTGTGGGCAGCGGGACCGGTTTGTTGGTCGCCAGCCGGCGGCAACGCGCGTGA
- a CDS encoding class D sortase, translating into MGRIGLGALVRRMGPGPSVRLRRVGTLTGIGLIASGLAVAAQPLWVYVETKLHGASLLKQAEAMGTSPLQPADGGPSGVAARGASVASPAAVPMTTTLPLASPGAGRLIGGIAIPALSITVPLLEGTDDAELNAGAGHLTGSAMPGEAGVSVIAAHNATWFRHLDALRPGAEVTVWTAGGRWVYQVTGSRVVRAGDQLMNTALPTLVLETCYPLDALYLTPERYLVSASLVRVERTGDRAGDTSRVSAPAPGAASGPAGAAPDATGSAAGAELPPADDPYRAAVPADLAREGLTLSANGLPMGHLRYTGHPSAAFIASERPLSAVNTLVQLTLAYVHASAEGKREDLQRLLAGAEIGNPLFGHSLGDLQYTGPFEVTLGVEGERLQSTAASVELTIAGQRWTLHVAASIDAHGVMRLGQLAWDAS; encoded by the coding sequence ATGGGGCGGATCGGGCTGGGGGCGCTCGTGCGGCGTATGGGCCCGGGGCCATCGGTGCGGCTTAGGCGCGTCGGGACCCTGACGGGTATCGGCCTGATCGCGTCGGGCCTGGCCGTGGCCGCGCAGCCCCTTTGGGTGTACGTGGAGACGAAGCTCCACGGCGCCTCCCTTCTGAAGCAGGCGGAGGCCATGGGAACTTCCCCGTTGCAACCGGCGGACGGCGGCCCGAGCGGCGTGGCGGCGCGCGGTGCCAGCGTCGCATCTCCCGCCGCCGTCCCCATGACGACGACCTTGCCCCTGGCCAGCCCTGGGGCAGGCCGGCTGATCGGCGGGATCGCCATTCCCGCCCTGTCGATCACGGTGCCCCTCCTGGAAGGCACCGACGACGCCGAGCTCAACGCCGGCGCCGGTCACCTGACCGGCAGCGCCATGCCAGGGGAGGCGGGGGTCAGCGTGATCGCGGCGCACAACGCCACCTGGTTCCGCCATCTCGACGCGCTGCGGCCCGGGGCCGAGGTGACCGTGTGGACGGCCGGTGGCCGGTGGGTGTACCAAGTCACCGGTAGCCGCGTCGTACGCGCCGGCGATCAGCTGATGAACACCGCGCTCCCCACGCTGGTGCTCGAGACGTGCTATCCCCTCGATGCCCTGTACCTGACGCCGGAGCGCTACCTCGTCAGCGCGTCCCTGGTGCGGGTGGAACGGACCGGCGATCGCGCGGGCGACACGTCCAGGGTCAGCGCACCAGCACCCGGGGCCGCTTCAGGCCCGGCCGGCGCCGCACCGGATGCCACGGGATCCGCCGCGGGGGCCGAGTTGCCTCCAGCAGACGATCCGTATCGCGCCGCCGTCCCGGCCGACCTCGCCCGCGAGGGCCTCACCCTGTCCGCGAACGGCCTGCCGATGGGTCACCTGCGATACACCGGCCATCCTTCTGCCGCCTTCATTGCGAGTGAGCGGCCCCTGTCTGCCGTCAACACGCTGGTGCAGCTGACGCTGGCGTACGTGCACGCCAGCGCCGAAGGCAAGCGGGAGGATCTGCAGCGGCTGTTGGCGGGCGCGGAGATCGGAAATCCGCTCTTCGGCCATTCCCTCGGCGACCTCCAGTACACCGGTCCGTTCGAGGTGACCCTGGGGGTGGAGGGGGAACGTCTGCAGTCCACCGCCGCGTCCGTGGAGCTGACGATTGCGGGCCAGCGCTGGACCCTGCACGTCGCCGCGTCGATCGACGCGCACGGGGTCATGCGCCTCGGTCAGCTCGCATGGGACGCCTCTTGA